In the genome of Opitutia bacterium KCR 482, one region contains:
- a CDS encoding CofH family radical SAM protein, with protein MDISDKIANGGRVSEAEALALFDAPLFELGRMADARRRSLDPSGEAGYIVNRMVNYSNVCKAMCAFCAYHAKAGRISPYTLSDDEILRLCGDAVERGGVQLMLQGGLHPDFRLEWAEGLLRRIKAAYPDLWLHVFSPSEIVWFARGAGIAIADCVRRLKDAGADSVPGAADILVPRVRAEVCGNKCTVEEWTEVMRSLAHIGMYSSATMTFGIGENLSERIEHLSRIRKIQDETGVFKAFIAWPVAPENTEIEGKVERVGSPEFLKMLAVSRIFLDNVKYVQSGWLTEGLRAAEVALLFGANDVGGVLMDEMVVRAAGIDNRATAENMRRVIRNAGFRPRERDGLYNTIRAF; from the coding sequence ATGGATATATCGGATAAAATCGCAAACGGCGGGCGCGTTTCGGAGGCGGAGGCCCTCGCGCTTTTCGACGCGCCGCTCTTCGAATTGGGGCGCATGGCCGACGCCCGCAGGCGCAGTCTCGACCCGTCGGGAGAGGCGGGGTATATCGTCAACCGCATGGTGAACTATTCCAATGTCTGCAAGGCGATGTGCGCGTTTTGCGCGTACCACGCAAAGGCGGGCAGAATCTCGCCGTACACGCTTTCGGACGACGAAATTTTGCGGCTTTGCGGCGACGCCGTCGAGCGCGGCGGCGTCCAGCTGATGTTGCAGGGCGGCCTCCACCCCGACTTCCGCCTCGAATGGGCGGAGGGTCTTTTGCGGCGGATAAAGGCGGCGTATCCCGATCTTTGGCTGCATGTGTTTTCGCCGTCCGAAATCGTCTGGTTCGCGAGGGGCGCGGGGATTGCGATTGCCGACTGCGTGCGCCGCCTCAAAGACGCGGGCGCGGATTCCGTTCCGGGGGCTGCCGACATTCTCGTGCCGCGCGTGCGCGCCGAAGTTTGCGGCAACAAGTGCACTGTCGAGGAATGGACCGAGGTTATGCGCTCGCTTGCGCATATCGGCATGTACTCGTCGGCAACAATGACTTTCGGCATAGGCGAAAACCTTTCCGAGCGCATAGAGCACCTTTCGCGGATAAGGAAAATTCAGGACGAAACGGGTGTCTTCAAGGCGTTCATCGCGTGGCCCGTCGCCCCCGAAAACACCGAAATAGAGGGGAAAGTGGAGCGCGTCGGCTCGCCCGAATTTCTGAAAATGCTGGCGGTCTCGCGCATATTTTTGGACAACGTAAAATACGTGCAGTCGGGCTGGCTGACCGAGGGGCTGAGGGCGGCGGAAGTCGCGCTGCTTTTCGGGGCGAACGACGTCGGCGGGGTGCTCATGGACGAAATGGTGGTCCGCGCAGCGGGAATCGACAACAGGGCGACCGCCGAAAACATGCGCAGGGTTATCCGCAACGCGGGTTTCCGCCCGCGCGAACGCGACGGTCTCTACAATACAATACGCGCATTCTAA
- a CDS encoding MqnA/MqnD/SBP family protein — protein sequence MKFAITPCPNDTFTYFGLIDGAVESDFEFVFDDIENLNLAAENGTYPITKMSFAQYAKCDGKYELLDAGAALGMGTGPVLVGRGEIDADCVFAVPGINTTAALLLKHKFGKNVKMRPMHFRKIADAVAAGEFRAGVLIHEGRFVYESLGLELLCDLGAEWSNSTGLPVPLGCICVRRDFSERRPSIESAIRASLSAAFADPEKTYPYVANMAQYLDPDVLRKHIYAFVNDYSFDISPIRKKLLDSLC from the coding sequence ATGAAATTCGCAATCACACCCTGTCCCAACGACACGTTCACATACTTCGGGCTAATCGACGGCGCGGTTGAGTCGGACTTCGAATTCGTTTTCGACGACATCGAAAACCTCAACCTCGCCGCCGAAAACGGAACGTATCCGATTACAAAAATGTCCTTTGCCCAGTACGCGAAGTGCGACGGCAAATACGAGCTTCTCGACGCGGGCGCGGCTCTCGGAATGGGCACGGGACCCGTGCTTGTCGGGCGCGGGGAAATCGACGCCGACTGCGTATTCGCAGTCCCCGGCATAAACACGACGGCGGCGCTGCTGCTCAAACACAAATTCGGCAAAAACGTAAAAATGCGCCCGATGCACTTTCGGAAAATCGCAGACGCCGTGGCGGCCGGCGAATTCCGCGCGGGAGTGCTCATTCACGAGGGGCGTTTTGTGTACGAATCTCTCGGACTCGAACTGCTGTGCGACTTGGGCGCGGAGTGGAGCAACTCGACGGGGCTTCCCGTGCCGCTCGGCTGCATCTGCGTGCGCCGCGATTTTTCGGAACGCCGCCCCTCGATCGAGTCGGCAATCCGCGCAAGCCTGAGCGCGGCGTTCGCCGACCCCGAAAAAACCTACCCGTATGTCGCAAACATGGCGCAGTACCTCGACCCAGACGTGCTGAGAAAACACATCTACGCGTTCGTCAACGACTACTCTTTCGACATCTCCCCGATAAGAAAAAAACTTCTGGATTCTCTATGCTAA
- the xseA gene encoding exodeoxyribonuclease VII large subunit, protein MEFLKQSDEILSVGEFSRRFKMLVKTSVPELWLSGEISNLKTYSSGHTYFTLKDEDAAISAVLFKGNARAVSFPLREGMKIFAYGEISVYEQRGNYQLIVRAALPDGAGSLAERFNALKRKLADEGLFDAERKKQIPTLPKNVAVITSPTGAAIRDFCRILTRRGWRGNVWILPSRVQGAEAAREIVSQIEYAQTRAAPDGSPFDLLVLMRGGGSLEDLWPFNEEIVARAVAACPIPTISAVGHEIDFTLSDFAADLRAETPSAAAEHISSAYIEASSALRETFENIAKRAQFRLAALRAELDAKAGVLRANSPTEKIANYALRLDEMSARLDFSAAQRIHALRSELAEARAHFASVAPLPRLAAMSDRLSAMSKQLEILGVENTLKRGFALATDSDGRAVSAATAKVGETLDVRFSDGSVSATVGSVARR, encoded by the coding sequence ATGGAATTTCTAAAACAGAGCGATGAAATTTTGAGCGTCGGCGAATTCTCGCGGCGTTTCAAAATGCTGGTAAAAACGTCGGTTCCCGAACTGTGGCTAAGCGGCGAAATTTCGAACCTCAAAACCTATTCGAGCGGACACACATACTTCACGCTCAAAGACGAGGACGCCGCGATTTCGGCGGTGCTCTTCAAGGGCAACGCCCGTGCGGTGTCTTTCCCCCTGCGCGAGGGCATGAAGATTTTCGCGTACGGCGAAATCTCGGTCTACGAACAGCGCGGCAACTACCAGCTTATTGTCCGCGCGGCTCTGCCCGACGGCGCGGGAAGCCTCGCCGAACGCTTCAACGCGCTCAAACGCAAGCTTGCCGACGAGGGGCTTTTCGACGCGGAGCGCAAAAAACAAATTCCGACGCTTCCCAAAAACGTGGCGGTCATAACTTCGCCGACGGGGGCGGCAATCCGCGACTTCTGCCGAATACTTACGCGCCGCGGCTGGCGCGGCAACGTGTGGATTCTGCCGTCGAGGGTTCAGGGGGCGGAGGCGGCGCGGGAAATAGTTTCGCAAATCGAATACGCGCAGACGCGCGCCGCGCCCGACGGCTCGCCGTTCGACCTCCTTGTGCTCATGCGCGGCGGCGGAAGTTTGGAGGACCTGTGGCCTTTCAACGAGGAAATCGTCGCCCGCGCCGTCGCGGCATGCCCGATACCCACGATTTCCGCGGTCGGGCACGAGATTGACTTCACCCTTTCCGACTTCGCCGCAGACCTCCGCGCCGAAACTCCGAGCGCGGCGGCGGAACACATTTCGAGCGCGTACATCGAGGCGTCTTCGGCATTGCGCGAGACTTTCGAAAATATCGCAAAACGCGCGCAATTCAGACTGGCCGCGTTGCGCGCGGAGCTCGACGCAAAGGCGGGCGTTTTGCGGGCGAATTCGCCGACGGAAAAAATCGCAAACTACGCGCTGAGGCTCGACGAAATGTCGGCGCGGCTCGATTTTTCGGCGGCGCAAAGAATCCACGCGCTCCGCTCGGAGCTTGCCGAAGCCCGCGCCCACTTCGCCTCGGTTGCGCCGCTTCCGCGCTTGGCGGCGATGTCGGACAGGCTTTCGGCGATGTCGAAACAGCTCGAAATTTTGGGCGTTGAAAACACGCTAAAACGCGGCTTCGCGCTTGCGACCGATTCCGACGGCCGCGCGGTTTCGGCGGCGACGGCAAAAGTCGGCGAAACTCTGGACGTGCGCTTCTCCGACGGCTCGGTTTCCGCGACGGTCGGAAGCGTGGCGCGGCGTTAG
- a CDS encoding efflux RND transporter periplasmic adaptor subunit — MKKSLFILSISLAAMPAFAESALDSVACMGRVAPAERIAKLTAASPTGAQPVVKTLFVKKGDFVESGAKVAEMAGIDKAKASLERAEAVLAAVKSASAIRVQQQKNLVDDLGGSFAQNKKILDEKDPPRREREEIEYEQESLARKIGQAKGMLALVEANEKNVVAEAEKVVAESRRHFEEFTLRAPVSGEIVELNCERGEAVGAEGVCELANTREMFVNAEVYVADIAKIKVGDRAEITADALGKKVFGGAVVQISGYVKSNRLFSTDPSEYSNTRVIVAKIKLDDASSFKNLIGSQVNVRILLK, encoded by the coding sequence ATGAAAAAATCGCTTTTTATTCTGTCGATATCGCTTGCGGCTATGCCCGCATTTGCCGAATCCGCGCTTGACTCCGTCGCCTGCATGGGCAGGGTCGCGCCCGCCGAGCGCATTGCAAAGCTCACTGCGGCGTCGCCGACGGGCGCGCAGCCCGTTGTCAAAACGCTCTTCGTGAAAAAGGGAGACTTTGTCGAAAGCGGCGCGAAGGTCGCCGAAATGGCGGGGATTGACAAGGCGAAGGCGTCGCTCGAACGCGCCGAAGCCGTGCTCGCGGCGGTGAAGAGCGCGTCGGCAATCCGCGTGCAGCAGCAGAAAAATCTTGTGGACGACCTCGGCGGCTCGTTCGCGCAAAACAAAAAAATTCTCGACGAAAAAGACCCGCCGCGCCGCGAGCGCGAGGAAATCGAGTACGAGCAGGAGTCGCTTGCCCGCAAAATCGGACAGGCAAAAGGCATGCTCGCGCTTGTCGAGGCCAACGAAAAGAACGTCGTTGCGGAAGCCGAAAAAGTCGTCGCCGAGTCTCGCCGCCATTTCGAAGAATTCACACTGCGCGCGCCCGTTTCGGGCGAAATCGTCGAACTCAACTGCGAGCGCGGAGAGGCGGTCGGCGCGGAGGGCGTCTGCGAACTCGCAAACACCCGCGAGATGTTCGTAAACGCCGAAGTCTACGTTGCCGACATCGCGAAAATCAAGGTCGGCGACAGGGCGGAAATCACCGCCGACGCGCTCGGCAAAAAGGTTTTCGGCGGGGCGGTCGTGCAGATTTCGGGCTATGTGAAGTCGAACAGGCTGTTCAGCACCGACCCAAGCGAGTACTCCAACACCCGCGTGATTGTCGCAAAAATCAAGCTCGACGACGCTTCGAGCTTCAAAAACCTCATCGGCTCGCAGGTAAACGTGCGCATCCTTTTGAAGTAG
- the devC gene encoding ABC transporter permease DevC has protein sequence MARNKKSLFEKIVPLGIPLAWLQLASESKRFAVALAGITFAVAMMLFQMGLQTALYKQVVGPLLLLDGQVMIVGSHYEYFGVGRGFANVRLHQALANPDVVEANSIKLGCASFKSVGDGRERDIFLIAFDPSRKVFLSKDICEQQNLLKNHGTVLFDSLSRSQYGDVGRLFESGGKVRTEIAGEKSDIVGLIEIGPTFAADGNVLMSLATLEKFWHSPSGVSDVGVLKLREGANPDEVAESLKKIFPQNVKVMTKDEFVKSEKAYWGKRTPIGFVIGASMAVAIFVGAVIVYQILYTDVSDHIPEYATLKAIGFADSFFVGIIVQESFILSFLGFIPGALLAELLYIMTREIAGMPTYMSLDSLLIVFGLSLSMCVFAGLLATRKLRKANPADIF, from the coding sequence GTGGCGCGGAACAAAAAAAGTCTTTTCGAGAAAATCGTGCCGCTCGGCATTCCGCTTGCGTGGCTACAACTGGCGTCCGAAAGCAAGCGGTTTGCGGTGGCGCTTGCGGGCATCACGTTCGCGGTGGCGATGATGCTCTTCCAAATGGGGCTTCAAACCGCGCTCTACAAACAGGTTGTCGGCCCGCTCCTGCTGCTCGACGGGCAGGTTATGATTGTAGGCTCGCACTACGAATATTTCGGGGTGGGGCGCGGCTTTGCAAACGTAAGGCTGCATCAGGCTCTCGCGAACCCCGACGTTGTTGAGGCGAATTCGATAAAGCTCGGCTGCGCGTCCTTCAAGAGCGTAGGCGACGGCCGCGAGCGCGACATCTTCCTTATCGCCTTCGATCCGTCCCGAAAGGTCTTTTTATCAAAAGATATTTGCGAACAGCAAAATTTATTAAAAAACCACGGAACGGTTCTGTTCGACTCGCTCTCGCGCTCGCAGTACGGCGACGTCGGCAGGCTGTTCGAAAGCGGCGGAAAAGTCCGCACGGAAATCGCGGGCGAAAAGTCGGACATTGTGGGGCTTATCGAAATAGGGCCTACGTTTGCCGCCGACGGCAACGTGCTTATGAGCCTTGCCACGCTCGAAAAATTCTGGCACTCTCCGTCGGGCGTAAGCGATGTGGGTGTCCTGAAACTGCGCGAGGGGGCGAACCCCGACGAGGTTGCGGAGTCGCTGAAAAAGATTTTTCCGCAAAACGTGAAGGTGATGACAAAAGACGAGTTTGTAAAGTCGGAAAAGGCGTACTGGGGCAAGCGCACGCCCATCGGCTTCGTAATCGGCGCGTCGATGGCGGTTGCGATTTTCGTCGGAGCGGTTATCGTCTACCAGATTTTGTACACCGACGTTTCCGACCACATTCCCGAATACGCTACATTGAAAGCAATCGGATTTGCCGACTCTTTCTTTGTGGGGATAATTGTGCAGGAGTCTTTCATTCTGTCGTTCTTGGGCTTTATCCCCGGGGCGTTGCTCGCCGAGCTTCTCTACATTATGACGCGCGAGATTGCGGGAATGCCGACGTACATGTCGCTCGACAGCCTGCTTATCGTCTTCGGTCTGTCGCTTTCGATGTGCGTTTTTGCGGGGCTTTTGGCGACGCGCAAGCTCCGCAAGGCGAACCCCGCCGACATCTTCTAA
- a CDS encoding shikimate kinase: MPQSSDKKFSPNLYLLGFMGTGKSALGKRLAKRLGFRFIDSDAEIESKCGMETKDIFAKYGEEYFRKLEREFIESGHPDHGCVVACGGGLCCRGDMPELVKSKGVSVVLFSSPDEILARVSGNDKRPLLNVDNRLEKIKSLLAERTPYYMRSGVAIAADPNLKVSEDRIFRIYAAKRRKLAKKRNAK; the protein is encoded by the coding sequence ATGCCGCAAAGCTCCGACAAAAAATTTTCGCCCAACCTGTATCTCCTCGGATTTATGGGCACGGGCAAAAGTGCGCTCGGCAAAAGGCTCGCAAAACGGCTCGGCTTCCGCTTTATAGACTCCGACGCCGAAATCGAGAGCAAGTGCGGAATGGAGACAAAAGACATCTTCGCAAAATACGGCGAGGAATATTTCAGAAAGCTCGAACGCGAATTCATCGAAAGCGGACACCCCGACCACGGCTGCGTGGTGGCGTGCGGCGGCGGGCTTTGCTGCCGCGGCGACATGCCCGAACTTGTGAAATCGAAAGGCGTAAGCGTGGTTTTGTTCAGCTCGCCCGACGAAATTTTGGCCCGCGTTTCGGGCAACGACAAACGCCCTCTTCTGAACGTTGACAACAGGCTCGAAAAGATAAAATCCCTGCTTGCCGAACGCACGCCCTATTACATGCGAAGCGGCGTGGCGATTGCCGCAGACCCCAACCTCAAAGTTTCGGAAGACAGAATCTTCCGCATCTACGCGGCAAAGCGCAGAAAGCTCGCAAAAAAACGAAACGCCAAATAA
- the gap gene encoding type I glyceraldehyde-3-phosphate dehydrogenase, which produces MIKVGINGFGRIGRMVFRAAFENFSKDIEIVGINDLLDPEYLAYMLKYDSVHGRFNGEVSVEGNFLVVNGQKIRITAEKDPANLKWDEVQADVVVESTGFFLTEELASAHLKAGAKKVIMSAPSKDATPMFVYGVNDKTYAGQKIISNASCTTNCLAPISKVLNDKFGIKRGLMTTVHAATATQKTVDGPSKKDWRGGRGILENIIPSSTGAAKAVGKVLPELNGKLTGMSMRVPCSDVSVVDLTVELNKECTYDEICAAMKAASEGELKGILGYTEDAVVSTDFRNCPKTSIFDAKAGIQLDKTFVKVVSWYDNEWGYSNKVLEMARVIAK; this is translated from the coding sequence ATGATTAAAGTAGGCATTAACGGTTTCGGACGCATCGGCCGCATGGTTTTCCGTGCAGCTTTCGAAAACTTCTCGAAGGACATCGAGATCGTCGGCATCAACGACCTGCTCGACCCCGAATACTTGGCTTATATGCTCAAGTATGACTCGGTTCACGGCAGATTCAACGGCGAAGTTTCCGTAGAAGGCAACTTCCTCGTCGTAAACGGCCAGAAAATCCGCATCACGGCTGAAAAAGACCCCGCGAACCTCAAATGGGACGAAGTTCAGGCTGACGTCGTTGTTGAATCGACGGGCTTCTTCCTCACGGAAGAACTCGCTTCGGCGCACCTCAAAGCCGGCGCGAAGAAAGTCATCATGTCGGCTCCCTCGAAGGACGCTACTCCGATGTTCGTTTACGGCGTAAACGACAAGACCTATGCCGGTCAGAAAATCATCTCGAACGCTTCCTGCACAACCAACTGCTTGGCTCCCATCTCGAAGGTTCTCAACGACAAGTTCGGTATCAAGCGCGGCTTGATGACGACTGTCCACGCTGCAACCGCTACCCAGAAAACGGTTGACGGTCCCTCGAAGAAGGACTGGCGCGGCGGCCGCGGTATCCTCGAAAACATCATTCCGTCCTCGACGGGTGCTGCGAAGGCTGTCGGTAAAGTTCTCCCCGAACTCAACGGCAAGCTCACGGGTATGTCGATGCGCGTTCCCTGCTCCGACGTTTCGGTTGTCGACCTCACGGTTGAACTCAACAAGGAATGCACTTACGACGAAATCTGCGCCGCTATGAAGGCTGCTTCCGAAGGCGAACTCAAAGGTATCCTCGGCTACACCGAAGACGCAGTCGTTTCGACGGACTTCCGCAACTGCCCGAAGACCTCCATCTTCGACGCAAAGGCCGGTATCCAGCTCGACAAGACTTTCGTCAAGGTCGTTTCCTGGTACGACAACGAATGGGGCTATTCGAACAAGGTTCTCGAAATGGCTCGCGTTATCGCCAAGTAA
- a CDS encoding DUF6259 domain-containing protein — protein MRKKLAFFAGLALAASALWANVRLENGKLAVEFDDLGNLALLKNKISGENYAGGQGLWRIIYTQNELLEEPVESESVPVRVEKKSDTLATLSFGGEFPVEVACRLEAEEVRFSAKISNNSKDKILREFQFPMIKNAGIDKSASLVNSGGGGALVPDFYKHVERAETQYKSQDNIAVEHYVPYPMSRTMNMFVIQNPKGSLYFASIDPNFELTLHLARYRKENGKFKFLDVAMVKYPFIKPGESYATAEFAVAPTVGDWREGARLYARACESFFKIPERPKFIENMNGWQRIIMRHQYGRVFFPYAKLDSEIGTAGFECGLDTILLFGWWKEGMDAGYPDYSPETEQGGDAVLRENIRKYQARGGKVLLYFNGQLIDVSTDYYKSGRGEKVCVKTPSGLPHIERYPFGGDGTGLRVLGHKTFVTACHGTDEWERVLKGYVDRAVSLGVDGIFFDQLGSGSQICWDASHKHKVPCTDMMRHKSEMLGKIRAYIKSKKPDLAFGTEYVGDATSRHIDFAHSCGMDYSAAKKRPDGKPLMRYVPLFKYAFPKVIFSDRTIRDDSDIERRVNLCLMWGWTSDVEIYRCRATIDETPRYKAYLSAANALRGKYRSLILNGTYRDRDLAEVSDDRLDYTTFENDSQIAVFVANLWLDKPVSAKVSVDGATFAKSETLGKAEASGGGGNAEVSLGKNGMALLIFDKNKK, from the coding sequence ATGAGAAAAAAACTGGCATTTTTTGCGGGACTTGCGCTTGCGGCTTCCGCGCTTTGGGCGAACGTGAGGCTCGAAAACGGCAAGCTCGCCGTCGAGTTCGACGACTTGGGCAATCTTGCATTGCTCAAAAACAAAATTTCGGGCGAAAACTATGCGGGCGGGCAGGGGCTTTGGCGCATAATCTACACGCAGAACGAGCTTCTCGAAGAGCCCGTCGAGTCGGAGAGCGTCCCCGTGAGGGTTGAAAAAAAGTCCGACACGCTCGCGACGCTTTCGTTCGGCGGAGAATTTCCCGTGGAGGTCGCGTGCCGCTTGGAGGCCGAGGAAGTCCGCTTTTCGGCGAAAATTTCGAACAACTCGAAAGACAAAATCCTGCGCGAATTCCAGTTCCCGATGATTAAAAACGCGGGCATCGACAAATCGGCAAGCCTCGTGAATTCGGGCGGCGGCGGCGCGCTTGTACCCGACTTTTACAAGCATGTGGAGCGCGCCGAAACCCAGTACAAATCGCAGGACAACATCGCCGTCGAGCACTACGTCCCGTACCCGATGTCCCGCACGATGAACATGTTTGTAATTCAAAACCCAAAAGGCTCGCTCTACTTCGCCTCGATAGACCCGAATTTCGAGCTTACCCTGCATTTGGCAAGATACCGCAAGGAAAACGGCAAATTCAAGTTTCTCGACGTCGCCATGGTGAAGTACCCGTTCATAAAACCGGGGGAATCGTACGCAACCGCGGAGTTTGCCGTCGCCCCGACCGTCGGCGATTGGCGCGAGGGGGCGCGTCTGTACGCCCGCGCGTGCGAAAGCTTCTTCAAAATTCCCGAGCGTCCCAAATTCATAGAAAATATGAACGGCTGGCAGCGGATAATTATGCGCCACCAATACGGGCGCGTGTTCTTTCCGTATGCGAAGCTCGACTCCGAAATCGGCACGGCTGGCTTCGAATGCGGACTTGACACCATTCTGCTTTTCGGCTGGTGGAAAGAGGGCATGGACGCCGGCTATCCCGACTATTCCCCCGAAACGGAGCAGGGCGGCGACGCCGTTTTGCGCGAAAACATCAGGAAATACCAAGCCCGCGGCGGAAAAGTGCTGCTCTATTTCAACGGACAGCTCATCGACGTTTCGACCGACTACTACAAGAGCGGCCGCGGAGAAAAAGTCTGCGTAAAAACTCCGAGCGGGCTGCCGCACATCGAACGCTATCCCTTTGGCGGCGACGGCACGGGACTCCGTGTGCTCGGGCACAAGACCTTTGTGACGGCGTGCCACGGAACCGACGAATGGGAGCGCGTGCTCAAAGGATATGTGGACCGCGCGGTGTCGCTGGGTGTCGACGGAATATTTTTCGACCAGCTCGGAAGCGGCAGCCAAATATGCTGGGACGCTTCGCACAAGCACAAAGTGCCGTGCACCGACATGATGAGGCACAAGTCGGAAATGCTCGGAAAAATCCGCGCATACATAAAGTCGAAAAAACCCGATTTGGCGTTCGGCACGGAGTATGTGGGCGACGCAACCTCGCGGCACATCGATTTTGCGCATTCGTGCGGCATGGACTATTCCGCCGCGAAAAAGCGCCCCGACGGCAAGCCGCTTATGCGCTACGTTCCCCTTTTCAAATACGCTTTCCCGAAGGTGATTTTTTCGGACCGCACAATCCGCGACGACTCCGACATCGAACGCCGCGTGAATCTCTGCCTGATGTGGGGCTGGACGAGCGACGTCGAAATCTACCGCTGCCGCGCGACGATAGACGAAACCCCGCGCTACAAGGCGTATCTTTCCGCCGCAAACGCCCTGCGCGGCAAATACCGCAGTCTCATTCTCAACGGGACATACCGCGACCGCGACTTGGCGGAAGTCTCCGACGACAGGCTCGACTACACCACATTCGAAAACGATTCGCAAATCGCTGTGTTCGTCGCCAATTTGTGGCTCGACAAACCCGTGTCGGCAAAGGTCTCCGTGGACGGCGCGACGTTTGCGAAATCCGAAACTTTGGGAAAGGCCGAAGCTTCGGGCGGGGGAGGCAACGCGGAAGTTTCGCTCGGCAAAAACGGCATGGCTCTTTTGATATTCGATAAAAACAAAAAATAG
- a CDS encoding aspartate kinase, with amino-acid sequence MALIVQKYGGTSVGDTDRILNVAKRIKTFVDGGNSVVVVVSARSGVTNELIARAKTFSATPDEREMDMLLAVGEQETIALTAMALHSLGLKAVSRTGAQAGIITDDAHTRARIVEITGGDIRECLSRGEVVIVAGFQGIDRHGNVSTLGRGGSDLSAIALAAALKADICQIYTDVSGVYTADPRVVKNARKIPEMSYEELLEMASLGSKVMQARSVEFAQKHNVVFEVRSSFNNEPGTIVKSEAPSLEDVVISGVAIDRNQTKVTVSDIPDKPGTAAEIFRELGEAGIVVDMIVQNVGRGGKANLTFTVSKDDAAKAEKVLRAHCETIKGATVSITGDIAKVSVIGTGMRSHSGVAAKFFRTLADNSINVQIITTSEIKISVGISLEDADAAANALHAAFALDK; translated from the coding sequence ATGGCTCTGATTGTACAGAAATACGGCGGCACGTCCGTCGGCGATACCGACAGAATACTCAATGTCGCAAAGCGAATCAAAACGTTCGTGGACGGCGGAAACAGCGTCGTCGTGGTCGTCTCCGCCCGCAGCGGAGTGACAAACGAACTTATCGCCAGAGCGAAAACGTTTTCCGCAACTCCCGACGAGCGCGAGATGGACATGCTCCTTGCCGTCGGCGAACAGGAGACAATCGCGCTTACGGCGATGGCGTTGCACTCGCTGGGGCTCAAAGCGGTGTCGAGGACGGGCGCGCAGGCGGGCATCATTACAGACGACGCCCACACCCGCGCAAGAATAGTCGAAATCACGGGCGGCGACATTCGCGAATGCCTGTCGCGCGGAGAGGTCGTGATAGTCGCGGGCTTTCAGGGAATCGACCGCCACGGCAACGTTTCCACGCTCGGACGCGGCGGAAGCGACCTTTCTGCAATCGCGCTGGCGGCGGCTCTCAAAGCCGACATCTGCCAAATCTACACCGACGTCAGCGGCGTCTACACCGCCGACCCGCGCGTGGTCAAAAACGCCCGCAAAATTCCCGAAATGTCGTACGAGGAACTTTTGGAAATGGCGTCGCTCGGCTCGAAAGTCATGCAGGCGCGAAGCGTGGAATTTGCGCAGAAGCACAACGTAGTTTTCGAAGTGCGCTCAAGCTTTAACAACGAACCCGGAACAATAGTGAAATCGGAAGCACCATCATTGGAAGACGTCGTAATCAGCGGCGTGGCAATAGACAGAAACCAGACGAAAGTTACAGTAAGCGACATTCCCGACAAGCCCGGCACCGCGGCGGAAATCTTCCGCGAACTCGGCGAGGCGGGAATCGTGGTCGACATGATTGTCCAGAACGTCGGACGCGGCGGCAAGGCGAACCTCACCTTCACGGTCTCGAAAGACGACGCGGCGAAAGCCGAAAAAGTCCTGCGCGCGCATTGCGAAACTATCAAGGGCGCGACGGTTTCGATTACGGGCGACATCGCCAAGGTTTCGGTCATCGGCACGGGCATGCGCTCGCACAGCGGCGTTGCGGCAAAGTTCTTCCGCACGCTCGCCGACAACAGCATAAACGTGCAGATTATCACGACGAGCGAAATCAAGATTTCGGTCGGCATCTCGCTTGAAGACGCCGACGCGGCGGCGAACGCGCTCCACGCGGCGTTTGCGCTCGACAAATAG